AGTGGCCGAGCGTCCGGTGCCGAATTCGAGACGCCCGCCGGAAAGAATATCGAGGACGGCGGCCCGCTCGGCGATGCGGATGGGATGATTGAACTGCGGTACGCAGACCACAATGCCGTGACCGACGTGAATGTTCTTGGTTTGCATGGCGCAAGCAGTTAAGAACAACTCTGGGGCCGAGCAATGCGAGTATTCTTCCAGGAAGTGATGTTCGACTGCCCACACTTGGTCGAAGCCGAGCTCGTCGGCCAGACGCACTTGTTCCAGTGCATTCATGTAGACCTTGCGCTCGGCCTCGCGGTCCCACGGACGCGGAACCGATAATTCATAAAAAATACCGAATTTCATGGCGACCTCCTTACCTAAATTGCCGAAGCTTTTAACTGCTTCCTGGTTTAGCGCATTTAGAGCGAGGGGGTAAAGAGGGCTTGATGACTTCCGAGGTGAAAAAAGACAAGTCCGGCCCAAGGTGTGTATAGGAAGGCGCGCTTTTGCGATTTGCTGCGCACAGTCGAAGCTCGTTCTTCAACAAGAGAGCCTCGACCGCGCAGCTTTGGTCAGAAGAAAATACCCACCGCGCAGGTTCGAGTAGTCTCTTCTGGATCTATGGCAGGCCAGCGGCAGGACCTACGAGAGGGCCGGAGAGTAACGCGGGAGTAGGTTCGCTGCTACAAGGGGCGGCGGAAAAGGCAAAGGAGCCGTTGACTGACCCAAATGGCGCATTGTCAAACGTTCCTGCCACGCTATCGACGGTTGGACCCCTCAACGACCACATGACGGGGATACAAGAATCGCTCGGGTCCGAGAGTTCGCTGGTGAGA
Above is a window of Deltaproteobacteria bacterium DNA encoding:
- a CDS encoding LLM class flavin-dependent oxidoreductase, whose protein sequence is MKFGIFYELSVPRPWDREAERKVYMNALEQVRLADELGFDQVWAVEHHFLEEYSHCSAPELFLTACAMQTKNIHVGHGIVVCVPQFNHPIRIAERAAVLDILSGGRLEFGTGRSAT